The Pelagibacterium halotolerans B2 genome has a segment encoding these proteins:
- a CDS encoding LacI family DNA-binding transcriptional regulator: MKKPTLKDVAREVGVHVSSVSRALDPNARTPPADEMILRIKEAADRLGYRPNRLAAGLRTKRTMTVGVIIPDITNTLFPPILRGIESVLEPLGYAAIIVNTDGLPEREDRLLDVLQERGVDGIIHVAVLRHDPKVAQMAREGLPLVTLNRRLENSDIPCVTNDDDAGIEMALRHLMDLGHVHIGHVAGPTVFSTGKQRLAAFETASRKLGIQIVPAAVVPASRYDETEGARCTDLVMRANPRITGILCANDRLALGALEALSQKGLSCPRDVSVTGFNDIPFLDRIPPGLTTVRTEKFEAGQTAARLLLEIINGDGNPVPPETVLPVKLIIRGSTGPIGAMGA; the protein is encoded by the coding sequence ATGAAAAAACCCACGCTCAAGGATGTCGCAAGGGAAGTCGGCGTGCACGTCTCCTCGGTTTCGCGTGCCCTCGATCCCAATGCGAGAACGCCGCCGGCCGACGAGATGATCCTGCGGATCAAGGAAGCGGCGGACCGGCTGGGCTATCGTCCCAACCGCCTTGCAGCGGGATTGCGCACCAAGCGCACCATGACCGTGGGCGTCATCATCCCCGACATCACCAATACGCTGTTCCCCCCGATCCTCAGGGGCATCGAGAGCGTGCTCGAGCCGCTCGGCTATGCAGCGATCATTGTCAATACGGACGGATTGCCCGAACGCGAGGATCGTCTTCTCGACGTGCTCCAGGAGAGGGGGGTGGACGGCATTATCCACGTTGCCGTGTTACGGCACGACCCCAAGGTCGCGCAAATGGCCCGGGAGGGCCTGCCACTGGTCACGCTGAATCGCCGGCTCGAGAATTCCGACATCCCCTGCGTCACCAATGACGACGATGCCGGCATCGAAATGGCGCTGCGGCACCTGATGGATCTGGGGCACGTTCATATCGGCCACGTTGCCGGGCCCACGGTATTTTCCACCGGCAAGCAGCGGCTCGCGGCCTTCGAGACGGCCAGCCGCAAGCTCGGGATACAAATCGTACCCGCCGCGGTGGTGCCGGCAAGCCGCTACGACGAGACAGAGGGCGCCCGCTGCACCGATCTCGTGATGCGGGCCAACCCTCGGATAACCGGCATCCTGTGCGCCAACGACCGCTTGGCGCTCGGGGCTTTGGAGGCGCTTTCCCAAAAGGGTCTGTCGTGCCCCCGGGACGTGTCGGTGACCGGGTTCAATGATATTCCATTTCTTGATCGCATCCCGCCGGGCCTGACGACGGTCAGAACCGAAAAGTTCGAAGCCGGCCAGACGGCGGCCCGCCTGCTGCTCGAGATCATCAATGGCGATGGCAATCCGGTTCCACCCGAGACGGTCCTGCCGGTAAAACTGATAATCCGGGGCAGCACGGGGCCCATTGGGGCAATGGGGGCCTAA
- a CDS encoding GAF domain-containing protein, with protein sequence MPPSAQTQLAIFDRLANVLANDDRPALYRAADTALAELVGHKLFTLLLVLPGGKEVQRFWSTNETAYPLSGRKPMGDTPWGDLVIKRHQPFLGRDMDAIRWAFFDHELIASLGLGSAINVPIISAKTLLGTIAILDAEHHYDEEKLAIALRVAPYLIDAFRSEIAELG encoded by the coding sequence ATGCCCCCCTCTGCCCAGACCCAGCTCGCCATCTTCGATCGCCTTGCCAATGTGCTGGCCAATGACGACAGGCCGGCCCTCTATCGCGCCGCCGATACGGCGCTTGCCGAACTTGTCGGGCACAAACTGTTCACGCTCCTCCTTGTGTTGCCTGGCGGCAAAGAGGTGCAACGGTTCTGGAGCACCAACGAGACGGCCTATCCGCTCTCGGGACGCAAGCCCATGGGGGATACGCCCTGGGGCGATCTGGTTATCAAGCGGCACCAGCCATTTCTCGGGCGCGACATGGACGCTATCCGCTGGGCGTTTTTCGACCATGAACTGATCGCTTCGCTGGGATTGGGCTCGGCCATCAACGTGCCGATCATCAGTGCAAAAACGCTGCTCGGCACCATCGCCATTCTCGATGCCGAGCATCATTACGACGAGGAAAAACTCGCCATCGCCCTGCGCGTTGCCCCTTATCTCATCGATGCGTTCAGAAGCGAGATTGCCGAGCTGGGCTAG
- a CDS encoding LrgB family protein produces MSDGLWVFLAASPLFWLTLTIGVFLLASHLAKASGNHPLVNPVLISVGVLVAILHLTDTAYTEYFAGAQFIHFILGPATVALAIPLWRNRARVRELAVPILAALLVGAPFAMFSAVAIAKAFGMPETLQLALVPKSATAGIAVGIAEQVGANGSLVAVLVIVTGIIGAIIVTPLMNAMRIKDYAARGFAAGLSAHGIGTARAFQVDPLAGTFSGLAMALNGIATAVLAGWLFS; encoded by the coding sequence ATGAGTGACGGGCTCTGGGTGTTTCTTGCCGCCAGCCCGCTGTTCTGGCTGACACTGACCATCGGGGTGTTCCTTCTTGCCAGTCACCTCGCCAAAGCCAGCGGCAATCATCCGCTGGTCAATCCCGTGCTGATCTCGGTCGGTGTCCTCGTCGCGATCCTGCATCTGACCGATACCGCGTACACTGAGTATTTCGCCGGCGCCCAATTCATCCATTTTATTTTGGGACCGGCAACGGTGGCGCTGGCCATTCCGCTCTGGCGGAACCGTGCGCGAGTGCGGGAGCTGGCCGTTCCCATCCTCGCCGCGCTTCTCGTCGGGGCACCGTTTGCAATGTTTTCCGCCGTTGCGATCGCCAAGGCGTTCGGGATGCCCGAGACGCTGCAACTGGCGCTCGTTCCCAAATCGGCCACGGCGGGGATTGCCGTGGGCATTGCCGAGCAGGTCGGCGCCAATGGCTCTCTGGTTGCGGTGCTCGTGATCGTCACCGGAATCATCGGCGCAATCATCGTCACCCCACTGATGAACGCCATGAGGATCAAGGATTACGCGGCGCGCGGCTTTGCCGCCGGGCTGAGCGCCCATGGCATCGGCACGGCCCGCGCCTTTCAGGTCGATCCGCTGGCCGGCACGTTTTCCGGGCTGGCCATGGCTCTCAACGGTATCGCAACCGCTGTCCTTGCCGGCTGGCTGTTTTCCTAG
- a CDS encoding CidA/LrgA family protein yields the protein MLLGLFVLLACQLAGDIIARAFALPVPGPVIGIVLLLAVMPIARYLPKGERGTGGQIETAADSLLGWLGLFFVPAGVGISQHFDLVAANGPALALVLILSSALTLVVTVWVFIITRRLTGARGDE from the coding sequence ATGCTGTTGGGGCTTTTCGTTCTTCTCGCCTGCCAACTGGCCGGAGACATTATCGCGAGAGCGTTTGCGCTGCCAGTTCCCGGGCCAGTGATCGGCATTGTCCTCTTGCTGGCGGTGATGCCCATCGCTCGCTATCTGCCCAAGGGCGAACGCGGCACAGGCGGACAGATCGAGACCGCTGCCGATAGTTTGCTCGGCTGGCTTGGCCTGTTTTTCGTGCCGGCCGGAGTGGGGATTTCACAGCATTTCGATCTTGTCGCTGCCAATGGCCCGGCACTGGCGCTCGTTTTGATCCTCTCGAGCGCTTTGACCTTGGTGGTTACCGTCTGGGTGTTCATTATCACCCGGCGCCTGACGGGAGCGCGCGGCGATGAGTGA
- a CDS encoding metal-dependent hydrolase family protein, whose product MTTSYLFTGGKLLDPREGTLKDGLDVLVTGDRIAEIGPGITLPEGTQTIALDGRTLMPGLIDCHVHVVAETLDLWGNMIAPASLGALRAAWVMTEALSRGFTTLRDLGGADIGLVRGVEDGLIDGPRLVICGKGLTTTGGHADLRQRTDDRPGLFSDRVGSMGLIVDGVDNVRAACRTLIKEGAHFIKVMANGGVSSPNDPIHSIQYSRDEIAAMVEEAENAGLYVSAHLYTDKAIRRCVELGVHSLEHCNLIEPETASMAAEAGCIAVPTLVAYEALAIEGKQLGLGAAEFEKIDVVRNGGLKSLEVMAEAGLPMAFGSDLLGQLRKYHCMEFELLAKVLSPAEIIRSATTIGAKLCRLEGEAGEIVKGASADMIVIDGDPLADISLLGGDGAHMPLIMARGRLHKSALV is encoded by the coding sequence ATGACCACAAGCTATCTGTTCACCGGCGGCAAACTTCTCGATCCCCGCGAGGGGACTTTGAAAGACGGACTCGATGTGCTCGTTACGGGCGATCGCATCGCCGAAATCGGCCCCGGCATCACCCTACCCGAGGGCACGCAGACCATCGCTCTCGATGGCCGCACGCTGATGCCCGGGCTTATCGATTGCCATGTGCATGTGGTGGCTGAAACGCTCGATCTGTGGGGCAATATGATCGCGCCCGCCTCGCTGGGGGCGCTGCGCGCAGCGTGGGTGATGACCGAAGCGCTTTCGCGCGGCTTTACTACCCTGCGTGATCTGGGCGGCGCCGATATCGGGCTGGTGCGCGGGGTCGAGGATGGGCTGATCGACGGGCCGCGTCTCGTCATCTGCGGCAAGGGGCTGACGACGACCGGCGGGCATGCGGATCTGCGCCAGCGCACCGACGATCGCCCGGGCCTGTTTTCCGACCGCGTCGGCTCGATGGGGCTGATCGTGGATGGGGTGGACAATGTCCGCGCCGCCTGCCGCACGCTGATCAAGGAGGGGGCCCATTTCATCAAGGTGATGGCCAATGGTGGGGTGTCCTCCCCAAACGATCCCATCCATTCGATCCAGTATTCGCGCGACGAGATCGCCGCGATGGTCGAGGAGGCCGAAAACGCCGGGCTTTACGTTTCGGCCCACCTTTATACCGACAAGGCGATCCGCCGCTGCGTGGAACTGGGCGTCCATTCGCTCGAACATTGCAATCTGATCGAACCGGAGACCGCCAGTATGGCGGCGGAAGCGGGCTGTATCGCGGTGCCGACCCTTGTCGCCTATGAGGCGCTGGCCATTGAGGGCAAGCAATTGGGGCTGGGCGCCGCCGAGTTCGAAAAGATCGACGTCGTGCGCAATGGCGGTTTGAAATCGCTCGAAGTCATGGCCGAGGCCGGTTTGCCCATGGCGTTCGGGTCCGACCTTTTGGGACAATTGCGCAAATATCACTGCATGGAATTCGAGCTTCTGGCCAAGGTGCTCTCGCCCGCCGAAATCATCCGCTCGGCGACAACGATCGGCGCGAAACTCTGCCGGCTCGAAGGTGAAGCGGGCGAGATCGTAAAGGGGGCCTCCGCCGACATGATCGTTATCGATGGCGACCCGCTCGCCGATATCTCCCTGCTCGGGGGTGACGGCGCGCATATGCCTTTGATCATGGCGCGTGGCCGCCTGCACAAATCGGCGCTGGTCTAG
- a CDS encoding ABC transporter ATP-binding protein, with translation MPPETAPLLAVDNLEVHFPIRAGVFKRQVGAVKAVDGVSFTLGRGETLSLVGESGCGKSTTGLALMGLVKPTGGRVRFDDQEITSFNASALKDYRRRMQIVFQDPFSSLNPRQKVKDIIGAPLDIHNVGTRAEREAEVASLMDRVGLRPDQADNYPHQFSGGQRQRIGIARALALKPDIIVCDEPVSALDVSVQAQILNLLADLQNDLGVSYLSVSHDLGVVEHISHRVAVMYLGKIVEIADKKTIFAAPRHPYTELLMGSAPSLDPRARHTFSASNDDIPSATNKPSGCAFHTRCPLASEICRKHDPELTPRVDGQLVACHHR, from the coding sequence ATGCCGCCTGAAACCGCCCCTCTTCTGGCCGTCGATAATCTCGAAGTCCATTTCCCTATCCGGGCCGGCGTGTTCAAGCGTCAGGTCGGTGCGGTCAAGGCCGTTGACGGGGTGAGTTTTACCCTCGGACGCGGTGAAACCCTCTCGCTGGTGGGCGAAAGCGGGTGCGGGAAATCGACCACCGGGCTGGCACTGATGGGGCTGGTCAAGCCGACCGGCGGCCGCGTGCGGTTCGACGATCAGGAGATCACGAGCTTCAATGCCAGCGCGCTCAAGGATTACCGCCGGCGCATGCAGATCGTCTTTCAGGATCCGTTCTCCTCGCTCAACCCGCGTCAGAAGGTCAAGGACATCATCGGGGCGCCGCTCGACATCCACAATGTCGGAACGCGCGCCGAGCGCGAAGCGGAAGTGGCCAGCCTGATGGACCGGGTCGGGCTGCGCCCCGATCAGGCAGACAATTACCCGCACCAGTTTTCCGGCGGTCAGCGCCAACGCATCGGCATCGCCCGCGCCCTGGCGCTCAAGCCCGATATCATCGTGTGCGACGAGCCGGTTTCGGCGCTCGACGTTTCGGTGCAAGCGCAGATTCTCAATTTGCTCGCCGATCTGCAGAACGATCTGGGGGTGTCCTACCTCTCGGTCTCCCACGATCTTGGCGTTGTCGAACACATCTCGCACCGCGTTGCGGTGATGTATCTGGGCAAGATTGTCGAAATTGCCGACAAGAAGACCATCTTTGCAGCGCCGCGCCATCCCTATACTGAATTGCTGATGGGCTCCGCCCCTTCGCTCGATCCGCGGGCCAGGCACACATTTTCGGCGTCCAATGACGATATTCCCAGCGCCACCAACAAGCCATCGGGTTGCGCATTCCACACCCGCTGTCCGCTGGCCAGCGAGATCTGCCGCAAACACGACCCCGAACTGACCCCGCGCGTTGACGGGCAGCTCGTGGCCTGCCACCACCGATAG